A region of Antricoccus suffuscus DNA encodes the following proteins:
- a CDS encoding IclR family transcriptional regulator, with protein MAVKKAGGAGRPQYPIESVDNALRILLLFEERKTLRLTEVSEFLGVASSTAHRLLAMLEYRGFVRHADGSRGYEPGPALTNIAFSVLRRIDVRARLHPFLERLSASLGETAHLARLDGASVTFVDSVESPRAVRVGSRLGVSMPAHCTSSGKSLLATLEDDALHSLYPDEELVGLTAQSLTSRTELLRQIARVRKNGYAASMEESEEGVASVAVALGEFGAARYALNVSCPKPRMSPQTRSEIAEELHSVATEVASFFL; from the coding sequence ATGGCAGTGAAGAAGGCAGGTGGCGCCGGTCGTCCGCAGTACCCGATCGAGTCAGTCGACAACGCGTTGCGGATCCTGCTCTTGTTCGAGGAGCGGAAGACTCTGCGGCTCACGGAGGTCAGCGAATTTCTCGGTGTGGCATCGTCGACCGCGCACCGGCTGCTGGCGATGCTGGAGTATCGGGGCTTCGTGCGGCATGCGGACGGATCGCGGGGCTACGAGCCCGGTCCAGCGCTGACGAACATCGCGTTCTCGGTGTTGCGTCGTATCGATGTCCGCGCCCGCCTGCATCCATTCCTGGAACGCCTGTCCGCCAGCCTGGGTGAGACCGCGCACCTGGCGAGGTTGGACGGAGCGTCGGTGACCTTCGTCGACTCCGTGGAGAGCCCCCGCGCCGTCCGGGTCGGATCCCGTTTGGGTGTCTCGATGCCGGCGCACTGCACCTCGTCGGGCAAGTCCCTGCTTGCCACTCTCGAGGACGACGCGTTGCATTCGCTATATCCGGACGAGGAGTTGGTGGGCCTGACGGCGCAGTCGCTCACGTCTCGGACGGAGCTATTGCGCCAGATTGCGCGGGTGCGCAAGAACGGCTATGCCGCCAGCATGGAAGAAAGCGAAGAAGGAGTGGCCTCGGTCGCGGTGGCGCTGGGCGAGTTTGGCGCCGCTCGCTACGCGCTGAACGTATCGTGCCCCAAACCGCGAATGTCCCCCCAGACCCGCTCTGAGATCGCTGAGGAACTACACAGTGTCGCGACCGAGGTGGCGTCGTTCTTTCTCTGA
- a CDS encoding nuclear transport factor 2 family protein, giving the protein MNEQEMLAFADKFFAVVSAGDIETLKTLYHDDVAVWHNYEEHEQNKEENLETLGSIPRRYDSFDYADARCVAIAGGFLRQHVIHASRNGKKAVIPAILRVYVDEGKVRRIEEYFDRGQLTAALT; this is encoded by the coding sequence ATGAACGAGCAGGAAATGCTCGCCTTCGCCGACAAGTTCTTCGCGGTTGTGTCTGCCGGCGACATCGAAACCCTCAAGACGCTGTACCACGACGACGTCGCGGTCTGGCACAACTACGAGGAACACGAGCAAAACAAGGAAGAAAACCTCGAGACCCTGGGCAGCATTCCTCGGCGCTACGACAGTTTCGACTACGCCGACGCCCGGTGCGTGGCCATTGCTGGAGGCTTCCTACGACAACACGTCATCCACGCCTCCCGGAATGGCAAGAAGGCGGTCATACCCGCGATCCTGCGCGTCTATGTCGACGAGGGCAAAGTACGTCGCATCGAGGAGTACTTCGATCGCGGACAGTTGACGGCGGCACTCACGTAA